Part of the Photobacterium sp. DA100 genome is shown below.
TTATGTTGTGAATATGACGGTGAATTTGGATGGAATGGAAAAAGAAATCAAGGTTAACCTGCGCGACCGAAGCCGGTTCGAGTACAGCATGATTTTGGGCAAGAACTTCCTCAAGCACAATATCGTGGTCAGCAGTGATGAGCAATTTATCCTGACCAAGAAAAAGTAGTCCCTCACTCACATCGTCAATAACAAAGGAGCTTTTCAGCTCCTTTGTTATTTCCCCAAAACGTTCAAGCAATGGCCTAAAGGCCTTCCCTACTGTATCTGTCCTCGCACCTCGCCACTTGGCACATCCGGTGTATGAACATTAAGGTAATGGCCTGCCGACAATAGTTTCTCTGCGGTTTCATCGTCAATCTCAACCTCACCAGGGCTTCGCCAAGTTGACGCCCCATCTTGCTCCAAACTTACAACGACCCCACCGTTAGTACCCGCCTCACCCTCGTGAACATGGGCGGCCACGGCATCATCTAAGTCAGTTGTATAAACAAGAACAGAAAGCAGGTTAGTTTGCGCATCAAACCAGACGTAACCATCACCAGAGCCATCAGTCTCCACGGGAGGCACCTCCTGATCGCCACCGAGCTCAAAGGCAAACAGCGTCACCGAGCTTGGGAAAATCTGGCCTCTCAGCTCCCCGCTTGGCACACCGGGCGTGTGAACATTAACGTAGTGACCGCCCTCTAGTAACAGGTCAATAATATCAGCCTCGAGTGAAGCCCCGTCAGGTGTTTGCCACACATTCGGATCATCGGTGTTCTGCTCAAGAACGACCACGACACCGCCATTCTGACCAACCCCTCCCTCATGAATATGGGCAGCAACCGCATCTTCTACGCCCGTAGTCAGCACTTTCAAGTTCACAGCATTAGTGGCGGTATTAACCGTCGCATAACCATTCCCGAAGGCATCAGTATCTACTGCCGGTACTTCTTGTCGACCGCTAAGTACAAAAGCCAATATTGCTGTGTCGCTATCAACGATCTGCCCTCTTACTTCACCTGATGGCGTCTGCTGGGTATGCACATTGATATACCACTCTTCATTGAGCAGCATATCGGCTTGTTCTGCGGTAATCTCAACGTCTTTAACCGACATCGTACCATCACCATTATCGACAAACTCAAAGGCCACCGGCCCATTCTCACCTATCATTCCTTGGTGAATATGGGCGGCAACCACACCCTCAACGCCACTGACGTCAATATCAGCTGACAATAGGAACCTGTCTTCATCGTTTGTCCCATCATCGCCGTCATCACCATTGTTTTTATATGGTGTGTTGATACTCTCTTGCTCGTCGACTCTGTCACCTGATGACACTTCACTTATCGTTACATTCAAAAAACCATCATCATGACTCTTTTCGATCAGTAGAGTCACCACGCCAAAGGCCATTGCTTCAGTACCAACGGGAGGCACTTCTTGAGCACCTGACAGAGTGACATCGAATGTTATTTCTTCATCATGACAACCGACCAATGAAGAAACGGCTACCAGCAACAACCAAATCAAGTGTTTACCCATACCCCCTCCAACACCAACAACTGATTCATGTTGCAAAGTGTAGTTGTCTGGTCATGCCTCAAAAGCCATACACTGAATCACAACTGAGACTGTATGCGCAGGAGTAAGAAAAGTCCTAATCCGCAGATGTTTAAAAGCCTAGGATTGGCAATTGAAATTAAAGCAAATAGCTAAGACAAAGAGAGACTTGTATATGGTGGTATGTCCACGAAAGTAAATCATTGTCAAAGTGCAGGACTTTTTGCGTCGATTAATTACAATTAATTAGTTAATGAATACTATCTTAGGGAATGAGTATGAACACTCGGAAACTGGTGTGGTCCATAGCAGGCATGCTGATTACGTTTCCAACACTGGCTGTTGGTATCTCAGAGTGGCTCCACTGTCCGCTCATTGAACTCATGTACTAATCATGGTGTTCAACACCGGACAGCGGAACGCACTCACGCCTTCATCACTCAATCAGCTCTGCTTTTTTGTCGTTGATAGCCAGGGTACGAATCGGCTTTGCCGGTGAGCCGACACATACGGTATTCGCAGGCAGATCTTTTGTTACCACACTCCCGGCACCGACAACAACGTTATCGCCAATGGTAACGCCCGGACAAACGGTCACATTGGCCCCAATCCATACATCACTACCGATAGTGATCGCCTTGGCAAACTCCTCGCCAGAAGCTCGCTCGACCGGGTCAAGCGGGTGACCAGCCGTCGCAATCACCACCCCAGGTGCCAACAAGCAGTTGTCACCAATGTGAATCGGCGCGCAGTCCAAAATGGTACACCCATGGTTGGCATAAAAGCCCTTCCCCACTTTGAGGTTGTAACCATAGTCACAGTTAAACGGCGACTCTATCCATGCATCGGTCTCCTTGCCCAACAGCTCATTAATTAACGCCTGGCGAGCGTCTTTATCTGTAGGGCATGTTTGGTTCAGCGCGAAGCAAAGCTTCTTTGCTTTTTGGCGGTCTGCGACAAGCTCTTCATCCCACGCTTGATACATCTCACCAGAGATCATCTTCTGTTTTTCTGTTAACGCCATGATTGGATCTGCACCTCATCAATCCGGCAATGCCGGCTAAAATAGAAGCCGATATTATTCCCTAGCGCTTTGGCTATTGCTCTTGTTACGCAGGTTTTCGTTGCCAAAAACTCGTGCAGATCACATTCGGCGTTAACATTTGGGAAAGTTCCCACACCAAGCAAAAACTACGTCAATACCCAACCAGAATCCATTCACTGTACAACTGACTCAAGCAGCCGGAGCAGCAAGCTACTATTCTCGCCT
Proteins encoded:
- a CDS encoding CHRD domain-containing protein, yielding MGKHLIWLLLVAVSSLVGCHDEEITFDVTLSGAQEVPPVGTEAMAFGVVTLLIEKSHDDGFLNVTISEVSSGDRVDEQESINTPYKNNGDDGDDGTNDEDRFLLSADIDVSGVEGVVAAHIHQGMIGENGPVAFEFVDNGDGTMSVKDVEITAEQADMLLNEEWYINVHTQQTPSGEVRGQIVDSDTAILAFVLSGRQEVPAVDTDAFGNGYATVNTATNAVNLKVLTTGVEDAVAAHIHEGGVGQNGGVVVVLEQNTDDPNVWQTPDGASLEADIIDLLLEGGHYVNVHTPGVPSGELRGQIFPSSVTLFAFELGGDQEVPPVETDGSGDGYVWFDAQTNLLSVLVYTTDLDDAVAAHVHEGEAGTNGGVVVSLEQDGASTWRSPGEVEIDDETAEKLLSAGHYLNVHTPDVPSGEVRGQIQ
- a CDS encoding sugar O-acetyltransferase, whose translation is MALTEKQKMISGEMYQAWDEELVADRQKAKKLCFALNQTCPTDKDARQALINELLGKETDAWIESPFNCDYGYNLKVGKGFYANHGCTILDCAPIHIGDNCLLAPGVVIATAGHPLDPVERASGEEFAKAITIGSDVWIGANVTVCPGVTIGDNVVVGAGSVVTKDLPANTVCVGSPAKPIRTLAINDKKAELIE